The following are encoded together in the Desulfococcus multivorans genome:
- a CDS encoding 3-hydroxyacyl-CoA dehydrogenase/enoyl-CoA hydratase family protein — translation MTQLTKIGVIGAGNMGSGIVQKIAQEGLSVVMVDTQDDFVQRGLSNIKTLLQAGVDRKILSARQMEDTLSRITGTVDYNLVADADLIVEAVFEDKAVKSALFQKLDVICQEHTILATNTSSFYVREFAEKTKRPDRFVGLHYFYHPAKNRLLEVIPHDGTGQETIETALLFAKLHGKTAIIVKDAPGFAVNRFFVPFLNEATRMLEENMANIATIEAAAKNAFKIGMGAFELMNVTGIPIAVHSADTLGRELGPFYATSGILRNQMEKKENWDLSGPVDETKMEAVEDRFLGVCLGVAAALVDEGVASIEDTDRSAKIGLRWAKGPFEIMNRIGIGKTYRVVEAISQKYPDFKIPGILIRQNRLGRPFEFSCVDLMTRDHVAYITINRPEAMNALNETVMEQLEKRFSEAENDPGVDAVVFQGAGKAFVAGADIRYFVDKIKSDRISDIEAFTRKGHELFLRIENSQKQTIALLDGLSLGGGSELALACQKILATPAGVMGFPETGIGIFPGLGGMLRFAKLAGAPLAKYFTFTGTLLGAEDAHALGIVSKLSPASDVTSALAAMIAEEKYDKYHKRELPAKFREIAEAFENDNSEKLLSGQAPAEISADITGRVLKSMGYKAPLALRTAGKIIDEQKKLSIKDGIELELSFLGEMFATADALEGLQSSLERRRPVFKGA, via the coding sequence ATGACACAGCTAACGAAAATAGGTGTCATCGGCGCCGGAAACATGGGCAGCGGTATCGTTCAAAAAATCGCCCAGGAGGGGCTTTCCGTCGTCATGGTCGACACCCAGGATGACTTCGTTCAAAGGGGCCTTTCAAACATAAAAACACTGCTTCAGGCCGGGGTTGACCGGAAGATTTTGTCGGCCCGTCAAATGGAGGATACCCTCTCCCGGATTACCGGTACGGTGGATTACAATTTGGTGGCGGATGCCGATCTGATTGTCGAGGCTGTTTTCGAGGACAAGGCGGTCAAGTCGGCTCTTTTTCAGAAACTCGATGTCATCTGTCAGGAGCACACTATCCTGGCCACCAACACTTCCAGTTTCTATGTTCGGGAGTTTGCGGAGAAAACAAAACGGCCGGACCGGTTTGTCGGACTTCACTACTTCTACCATCCAGCGAAGAACCGCCTTCTTGAAGTGATTCCGCACGACGGCACCGGTCAAGAAACGATTGAAACGGCCTTGCTTTTTGCAAAGCTTCACGGAAAGACCGCCATCATCGTCAAGGATGCACCGGGCTTTGCCGTAAACCGGTTTTTCGTCCCGTTTTTGAATGAGGCGACCCGAATGCTTGAAGAAAATATGGCCAATATCGCCACCATTGAGGCGGCGGCCAAAAATGCGTTCAAAATCGGCATGGGGGCATTTGAACTGATGAATGTCACCGGCATTCCAATCGCCGTCCATTCCGCCGACACCCTCGGTCGGGAACTGGGCCCGTTTTATGCGACATCCGGCATCCTTCGAAACCAGATGGAGAAAAAAGAGAACTGGGATCTTTCCGGGCCGGTGGACGAAACCAAGATGGAAGCGGTGGAGGACAGATTTCTAGGCGTCTGTTTGGGCGTTGCGGCGGCCCTGGTAGATGAAGGCGTCGCCTCGATTGAAGATACCGACCGGAGTGCAAAAATCGGTTTGAGGTGGGCCAAGGGCCCGTTCGAGATCATGAACCGTATCGGCATCGGTAAAACATACCGGGTAGTGGAAGCCATCTCACAAAAGTATCCGGATTTTAAAATTCCCGGGATTCTGATCCGGCAAAATCGTCTCGGCAGGCCCTTTGAATTCAGTTGTGTCGACCTGATGACCAGGGATCATGTGGCATACATTACCATCAACCGTCCGGAAGCGATGAACGCCCTGAACGAAACGGTTATGGAACAGCTCGAAAAAAGATTTTCCGAAGCTGAAAACGACCCCGGTGTCGACGCCGTCGTGTTTCAGGGAGCCGGCAAGGCATTCGTCGCCGGAGCCGACATCCGGTATTTTGTGGATAAGATAAAGTCGGATCGCATATCGGACATCGAAGCCTTTACAAGAAAAGGCCATGAACTTTTTCTGAGAATCGAAAATTCCCAAAAACAAACCATCGCTCTGTTGGATGGCCTGTCGCTGGGGGGCGGAAGCGAGCTGGCCCTGGCCTGTCAGAAGATTCTCGCAACACCGGCCGGGGTGATGGGGTTCCCGGAAACCGGCATTGGCATTTTCCCGGGTCTGGGCGGCATGCTTCGGTTTGCAAAACTTGCCGGCGCACCGTTGGCCAAATATTTCACCTTCACAGGGACCTTGCTCGGCGCCGAAGATGCCCATGCCCTGGGTATTGTTTCAAAACTTTCACCTGCCTCTGACGTGACGTCGGCGCTTGCGGCAATGATCGCAGAGGAAAAATACGATAAATATCATAAACGCGAACTTCCGGCCAAATTCCGAGAAATTGCCGAAGCGTTTGAAAACGACAACAGTGAGAAACTGCTCTCCGGTCAGGCTCCCGCGGAAATTTCCGCCGACATCACCGGCCGGGTCCTGAAAAGCATGGGGTACAAGGCACCGCTGGCCCTGAGAACGGCCGGAAAGATCATTGACGAACAAAAAAAATTATCCATCAAAGACGGCATTGAGCTGGAACTGAGTTTTCTTGGGGAGATGTTTGCGACGGCGGATGCCCTGGAGGGGCTTCAGTCTTCTCTTGAAAGAAGGCGGCCGGTCTTCAAGGGCGCCTGA
- a CDS encoding thiolase family protein, which yields MLAKAFIPYGGYYSTPFARWQGSLAGENAIVLASDTSKRWIAGKEWDPKMFDYVILGVTVGQPKLFYGGPWSAALIGSVDTPGLLISQACSTSTTGIFQAAMAIETGFCENAYTLFTDRCSNGPHTIWPNPAGPGGQVISEDWVMDHFGKDPWGGTSMIQTAENVAAMAGVTREECDQVALRRYEQYADAIKDDRAFQKRYMVPVEVKLSKKKTLHIEADEGITKTTAEGLAGLRPVLPNGVHTFGAQTHPADGHCAVVVTTREKAKTLSTQPDIEIQVVSYGFSRVKKAHMAIAPVPAAQMALLKAGLKVEDMTVIKTHNPFSANDIYMAKEMKLDVNSFNNYGCSLVFGHPQAPTAGRSIIEGIEEAVIRGGGYVLFTGCAAGDTGGALILKVG from the coding sequence ATGTTAGCAAAAGCGTTTATTCCATACGGCGGCTATTACAGCACCCCGTTTGCACGGTGGCAGGGGAGCTTGGCTGGTGAAAATGCCATCGTTTTGGCATCCGATACCTCGAAGCGTTGGATCGCGGGTAAGGAATGGGATCCCAAGATGTTTGACTATGTCATATTGGGCGTCACCGTCGGTCAGCCGAAACTCTTTTACGGGGGTCCCTGGTCCGCGGCATTGATCGGGAGCGTCGACACACCGGGGCTCCTCATCAGCCAGGCATGCTCCACCTCGACAACAGGCATCTTTCAGGCCGCCATGGCCATCGAAACGGGATTCTGCGAGAATGCCTATACGCTGTTCACAGACCGCTGTTCCAACGGGCCCCACACGATCTGGCCGAACCCGGCCGGACCCGGCGGTCAGGTGATTTCTGAAGATTGGGTCATGGACCACTTCGGGAAGGACCCCTGGGGCGGCACCTCCATGATTCAGACGGCCGAAAACGTGGCCGCCATGGCCGGGGTCACCCGGGAGGAGTGTGATCAGGTGGCCCTTCGCCGCTACGAACAATACGCCGACGCGATCAAGGACGACAGGGCGTTCCAAAAACGTTACATGGTTCCGGTGGAAGTAAAGTTGTCCAAGAAAAAGACGCTTCATATCGAAGCGGACGAGGGAATTACGAAAACCACGGCTGAAGGGTTGGCTGGACTCCGGCCGGTGCTGCCGAACGGCGTGCATACCTTCGGTGCCCAGACCCATCCGGCGGACGGCCATTGCGCGGTCGTGGTGACCACCCGCGAAAAGGCCAAAACGCTCAGCACTCAACCGGACATCGAGATTCAAGTTGTGTCTTATGGTTTTTCAAGAGTGAAAAAAGCCCACATGGCCATAGCGCCCGTCCCCGCAGCCCAGATGGCCCTGCTGAAAGCCGGTTTGAAGGTCGAGGACATGACAGTCATCAAGACCCACAACCCATTTTCAGCCAACGATATTTACATGGCCAAGGAAATGAAGCTCGACGTGAACAGCTTCAATAATTACGGATGTTCCCTTGTTTTCGGTCATCCACAGGCTCCCACCGCGGGACGCTCGATCATCGAAGGAATCGAGGAGGCGGTCATCCGGGGCGGCGGTTACGTGCTGTTCACCGGGTGCGCGGCCGGCGATACGGGCGGTGCATTGATTCTCAAGGTCGGTTGA
- a CDS encoding response regulator has protein sequence MMTDKLAVLKGKHVLAVDDEKDILDTIEDILDGVKLEKAGDYASASEKIKANRYDFVILDIMGVNGLTLLDEAVERNIPAVMLTAHAINPETLMESIRRGAISYIPKETLSELDELLAELISAHEKGEPPWKHLFEKLGDYYDERFGEGWKDKNKDFWTEFEKTYTIGKGIQKRLLKNPNVIDKGI, from the coding sequence ATGATGACCGATAAACTGGCTGTTCTGAAAGGGAAGCATGTGCTGGCCGTGGATGATGAAAAAGATATTCTGGATACCATTGAGGATATCCTGGATGGCGTCAAACTGGAAAAGGCAGGGGATTATGCTTCAGCCTCGGAAAAAATAAAAGCGAACAGATATGATTTTGTCATACTCGATATCATGGGAGTGAATGGATTGACGCTCCTGGATGAGGCGGTGGAACGTAATATTCCGGCCGTCATGCTTACGGCCCATGCCATCAATCCGGAAACCCTGATGGAATCGATCCGCAGAGGTGCGATCTCTTATATTCCTAAAGAGACCCTATCCGAACTCGACGAACTGTTGGCCGAACTGATCAGTGCCCACGAAAAGGGGGAGCCACCGTGGAAACATCTGTTTGAAAAATTAGGAGATTATTATGATGAGCGGTTTGGCGAAGGCTGGAAAGATAAAAATAAGGATTTCTGGACAGAGTTTGAAAAAACATACACCATCGGCAAGGGCATTCAGAAACGTCTTTTAAAGAATCCGAATGTAATTGATAAAGGCATCTGA
- a CDS encoding sensor histidine kinase gives MKTRDKTCQYKDLESDSSEYFFQNIDLEFLVHELKDPLSVIESNMRMLLKRADKYGPYSPKLEKVLHRSLTNAVKASEMLYGMLEIGRSEAGHIVPSEFRTDMLILHTINDTLELTSDYSCRDLNGCTNDEAIQQFAAYGLVLDLSDSLEQTTIQHDVVKIRQILGNLIKNALQYRKKTIHIKTDIFEDILVVDVMDDGPGIDPAHYDLIFKRYARARDRSSTPSPNNLIRKKHGLGLAASQIMARYMGGDIIIKTNDECGACFELRMPMIYTQKEI, from the coding sequence ATGAAAACACGAGATAAAACCTGTCAGTACAAAGACCTTGAATCGGATTCATCCGAATATTTTTTCCAGAATATCGATCTGGAGTTTCTGGTGCATGAGTTAAAAGATCCACTTTCTGTCATTGAATCCAACATGAGAATGCTTCTGAAGCGGGCGGATAAGTATGGACCGTATTCACCCAAACTGGAGAAGGTCCTTCACCGTTCCCTGACAAACGCGGTGAAAGCAAGTGAGATGCTGTATGGAATGCTTGAAATCGGCAGGTCGGAGGCCGGCCATATCGTACCCTCTGAATTCCGGACAGATATGCTTATTCTTCACACAATAAATGACACTCTGGAGTTAACTTCGGATTACAGCTGCCGGGATCTGAATGGCTGTACCAACGATGAAGCCATCCAGCAGTTTGCAGCGTATGGACTTGTTTTGGATTTATCCGATTCTCTGGAGCAGACTACGATTCAACATGATGTCGTGAAAATCCGCCAAATACTTGGGAATTTGATAAAAAATGCATTGCAATACCGAAAAAAAACCATACATATCAAAACCGATATATTTGAAGATATCCTTGTTGTAGATGTGATGGATGATGGGCCCGGTATTGATCCAGCCCACTATGATCTCATCTTTAAGCGGTATGCACGGGCCAGGGATCGGAGTTCAACACCATCTCCAAATAATCTGATCCGGAAAAAACATGGGTTGGGACTGGCTGCTTCCCAGATTATGGCACGATACATGGGGGGAGACATTATCATAAAAACGAATGACGAATGCGGTGCCTGCTTTGAGTTGCGGATGCCGATGATATACACGCAAAAGGAAATTTAA
- a CDS encoding PAS domain S-box protein translates to MQSENDNPNECSDLVKVEQERYARKMQKRFETLLQFLPDPILAYDLNNKLQYVNPGFERMFGWTIDELKSGSIEFVPHDRREETIQGAKELFKNKRVHNHKTQRYTKDGRLLDIIIDGAVFYDENNIPEGYVVSLRDVTRSNRLARTNQILFKISQSLHRVQRLDDLLASINEEIQNLLDIEGSFVLLLDEKREEFYFFSALHDDSETEKKIKEIRFPADQGVSGRVYQSGNFLIVDDVSKCSFFLRRVDDESGMKTRNILSVPIQLSDRSIGVVNVVNKLSGKFDNTDAELLSTIASTIALPIENTRINEELRKSYEELKTLNSAKDRVIHHLSHELKTPIAVLTTTLKLLDKQLKKSGITDEFVKRILERGKRNLDRLLEIQYETEDLLIRKNYQIHHILSRMLEACRDEIEVLFENRTEGQELFKSIGRSIDKLLGPRKIVSRTIQLRRYIKDMLSNLAPEFNRRKIDVITRLDHGGSVYLPSEILDILLDGLIRNAIEHTPDHGKIEINLTGTEDTPLLEIKDYGVGFTPEKKHLLFENYFTPPDIDQYATREPYDFNAGGKGFDLLRMKLFSEQYRFKIWLKSERCRFIPRDEDQCPGDIKICVFCSDISDCLNSGFSSVFLKFPHHGLVEESKQGPKAVRSP, encoded by the coding sequence GTGCAATCTGAAAACGATAATCCCAATGAATGCAGTGACCTGGTAAAGGTTGAACAGGAGCGGTATGCGCGTAAGATGCAGAAGCGGTTTGAGACGCTGCTTCAGTTCTTACCAGACCCGATATTGGCATATGACCTGAATAACAAATTGCAGTATGTGAATCCGGGATTTGAACGGATGTTCGGATGGACCATTGATGAGCTGAAGAGCGGTTCAATTGAATTTGTCCCACATGACCGGAGAGAAGAAACCATCCAGGGGGCCAAAGAGCTCTTTAAAAACAAACGTGTTCACAATCATAAAACACAACGGTATACCAAAGATGGTCGCTTGCTCGATATCATCATTGATGGTGCCGTGTTTTATGATGAAAATAACATTCCGGAAGGGTATGTGGTTTCCTTAAGGGATGTCACCCGATCAAATCGTCTGGCCCGTACAAATCAAATTCTGTTCAAGATATCCCAGTCATTACACCGTGTTCAAAGGCTGGATGATTTGTTGGCTTCCATCAACGAGGAAATCCAGAACCTGCTTGATATTGAAGGATCATTTGTTCTGTTGCTGGATGAAAAGAGAGAAGAGTTTTATTTTTTCTCAGCACTGCATGATGATTCTGAGACAGAAAAGAAAATTAAGGAAATCAGGTTTCCAGCAGACCAGGGGGTGTCAGGGCGTGTGTACCAGAGTGGGAATTTTCTGATCGTTGATGATGTGTCTAAATGTTCATTTTTCCTGAGGCGTGTAGATGATGAGTCCGGAATGAAAACCAGGAATATTTTATCGGTTCCGATTCAGCTCTCAGATCGTTCAATCGGCGTTGTAAATGTGGTGAACAAGCTCAGTGGAAAATTTGATAATACAGATGCGGAATTGCTCAGCACCATCGCCAGCACCATCGCTTTGCCCATAGAAAACACACGGATCAATGAAGAACTTCGAAAATCATATGAAGAATTGAAAACCCTGAATTCAGCCAAAGACCGGGTCATTCATCATTTGTCCCATGAATTGAAAACGCCGATTGCAGTGCTGACGACCACCCTGAAACTGCTTGACAAACAGTTGAAAAAGTCCGGTATAACAGATGAATTTGTCAAACGGATACTGGAAAGAGGAAAGCGGAACCTGGATCGTCTTCTGGAAATCCAGTATGAAACCGAGGATCTGTTGATCCGGAAAAACTATCAGATTCATCACATTTTGTCTCGTATGCTGGAAGCCTGCCGGGATGAGATTGAAGTATTATTTGAAAATCGGACAGAAGGTCAAGAGTTGTTCAAATCAATTGGACGAAGTATTGATAAGTTACTGGGTCCCAGGAAAATAGTATCGCGGACCATTCAGTTGCGGCGATATATCAAAGATATGTTGAGCAACCTGGCACCTGAATTCAATCGTCGAAAAATTGATGTCATAACCCGACTGGATCACGGTGGTTCGGTTTATCTGCCTTCTGAAATTCTGGATATTCTTCTGGACGGATTGATTCGGAATGCCATTGAGCATACTCCGGATCATGGAAAGATCGAAATCAATCTGACCGGAACAGAGGATACACCTCTGCTTGAAATTAAAGATTATGGTGTGGGATTTACTCCTGAAAAGAAACATCTGCTTTTTGAAAATTATTTCACACCTCCAGATATCGACCAATATGCTACCAGGGAACCTTACGATTTCAATGCCGGTGGTAAAGGATTTGACTTACTAAGGATGAAATTGTTTTCAGAGCAGTACCGATTTAAAATCTGGCTCAAATCGGAACGGTGTCGATTTATCCCCAGGGATGAAGATCAATGTCCCGGGGACATAAAAATCTGTGTATTCTGTAGTGATATATCCGATTGCCTTAATTCCGGATTTTCATCCGTGTTCTTAAAATTTCCTCATCATGGTCTTGTAGAGGAATCCAAGCAAGGTCCAAAGGCGGTCCGCTCTCCGTAA
- a CDS encoding TRAP transporter large permease, whose translation MQISDLIIICILLGCMTTYVPVFLCLFFTAAIGFVVFLNMPLAVLAQTLFRSLDNFSLIVVLFFILCGNIMSKGKTVEKLINLANALVSWLPGGLGMAGVIGCGLFGAISGSAVATVVALGGFMIPALIKNGYDEDYTLGLMTTSPNLGIIIPPSISMIFYSMISNVSLEGLFITGFIPGFIIIVCVCLYTWILYHNRTDIKRLPAPNFRQLYYILKEGFWAIMLIVIIFGGIFTGVFTANEAAVVASVYAFFVEIFIYKAINFKDAKDVTVYSAVTSATLLLIVASATCFGRYLTFENIPNRVAEVVVASIHSPFVFLMAMNMLLLIIGMFMDIISATLILGPVFLPLLGPFNVDPMHFGLIMTVNLAIGYCTPPMGVSLFITGSLANRDIIYVTRAVIPFLAIQIGTLLFLTYFPEMVLFLPRLLGYH comes from the coding sequence ATGCAGATTAGTGATTTGATAATTATATGTATTCTTCTGGGCTGCATGACGACCTATGTGCCCGTATTCCTCTGTCTCTTTTTTACAGCTGCTATTGGGTTTGTGGTTTTTTTGAACATGCCTCTGGCAGTGCTTGCTCAAACACTTTTCAGGAGTCTTGATAACTTTTCCCTGATAGTCGTCCTGTTTTTTATTCTCTGCGGGAATATCATGAGCAAGGGAAAGACGGTTGAAAAGCTCATTAATCTTGCCAATGCCCTGGTCAGCTGGCTTCCGGGAGGCCTTGGCATGGCCGGGGTTATCGGATGCGGCCTGTTCGGCGCGATTTCCGGTTCCGCTGTCGCCACCGTGGTGGCCCTCGGCGGCTTTATGATTCCGGCATTGATTAAAAACGGATATGATGAAGATTATACCCTGGGTCTGATGACCACATCTCCCAACCTCGGGATTATCATCCCGCCCAGTATCAGCATGATCTTTTATTCCATGATCAGCAACGTGTCTCTCGAAGGGCTTTTTATCACCGGTTTCATACCGGGGTTTATAATTATTGTCTGCGTTTGTCTATACACATGGATTCTCTATCACAACAGAACGGATATCAAACGGTTGCCGGCACCCAATTTCAGGCAGTTATACTATATATTGAAGGAAGGGTTCTGGGCCATCATGCTCATTGTGATCATTTTCGGCGGTATATTTACCGGCGTGTTCACAGCCAATGAAGCAGCCGTAGTTGCCAGTGTCTATGCGTTTTTCGTGGAGATTTTTATTTACAAGGCTATAAATTTTAAGGATGCGAAGGATGTCACGGTTTATTCTGCAGTCACCAGCGCAACCTTGCTGCTGATTGTGGCGTCCGCCACTTGTTTCGGCAGGTATCTCACCTTTGAAAACATCCCCAACAGGGTGGCCGAGGTTGTGGTGGCCAGCATCCATTCACCCTTTGTTTTCCTCATGGCAATGAATATGTTACTGCTGATCATTGGCATGTTCATGGATATTATTTCAGCAACCCTGATTCTTGGTCCAGTATTTTTACCCTTATTAGGACCGTTTAATGTGGACCCAATGCATTTCGGTCTGATTATGACGGTGAACCTCGCCATCGGTTACTGTACGCCGCCCATGGGGGTGAGTCTGTTTATTACCGGTTCTCTGGCAAATCGGGATATAATCTATGTGACTCGGGCTGTCATTCCGTTTTTGGCCATACAGATCGGCACACTATTATTTTTGACCTATTTCCCGGAAATGGTGCTCTTTTTACCCAGGCTTCTTGGGTATCATTAA
- a CDS encoding TRAP transporter small permease, producing the protein MLGKTFKKLDELLTKIEEWTLFAIVIAALLSLFANVALRCLFNYTLAWSEELVRIVIIYSTFLGASVAVKKGSMIRIDAIVQMFPRLKPVLTHYANILMLIFACMMIYYGYKMTHLQFMTNQKTIIMQIPLVIIYSIMPITGVLIFIRTIQVMIQDLK; encoded by the coding sequence ATGCTTGGGAAAACCTTTAAAAAACTTGATGAGCTTTTGACAAAAATTGAAGAGTGGACACTTTTTGCTATTGTTATTGCTGCACTTTTATCTCTATTTGCCAATGTGGCTCTGCGGTGTTTGTTTAACTACACTCTGGCATGGAGCGAAGAACTGGTCCGGATCGTTATTATTTATTCCACTTTTTTGGGCGCCAGTGTTGCAGTCAAGAAAGGGTCGATGATCCGCATTGACGCCATTGTTCAGATGTTTCCACGGCTTAAACCGGTATTGACGCATTATGCCAATATTCTCATGCTCATCTTTGCCTGCATGATGATCTATTACGGATACAAAATGACCCATCTCCAGTTCATGACCAATCAGAAGACCATTATCATGCAAATCCCTCTGGTCATTATCTACTCCATAATGCCGATTACCGGTGTGTTGATTTTCATCAGGACAATCCAGGTGATGATTCAAGATTTAAAATGA
- a CDS encoding TRAP transporter substrate-binding protein — protein sequence MALRRILVLLLVLIVGSIMLVSPSSAEEKLSLDKWKPDFDPKGAKYKCVVSNVSAPALVGTYAGFQMRDELWKRTNGQIYIDFKPYSILGGEVEVLNMVQMGAVQGMGVSSVASTNLGPRFGVVNLPFLIDSFEKLDKFVSNKKLFDHFLMGMDHQGITGLDITGYGNYGWATTTPVKTIDDARKVKFRIAEAAVNFLTYGTWGFNPVSMPWPDVQVALKQGVITGLDHTPAVCMITKKFEVAKYFTQINYAQGLFIWIFNKAWIDSLPEDLKTIFIQTVHDVCAENRKATAKWEEENIDAAKAEAGVEFFKLSDEEMAILKKQSMDVYEKYAPEINRIYPGDTYKPANFLKEVQDFLK from the coding sequence ATGGCACTCCGTAGAATTTTAGTATTGCTGCTTGTTTTAATCGTGGGATCAATTATGCTGGTTTCTCCATCGTCTGCAGAGGAAAAATTGTCGCTTGACAAATGGAAACCCGATTTCGACCCCAAGGGTGCAAAGTATAAGTGCGTTGTTTCAAATGTTTCTGCGCCGGCCCTTGTAGGGACTTATGCAGGGTTCCAGATGCGTGATGAACTCTGGAAAAGAACCAATGGACAGATTTACATTGATTTTAAGCCCTATTCAATCCTCGGCGGCGAGGTGGAAGTGTTGAATATGGTGCAAATGGGTGCTGTTCAGGGGATGGGTGTTTCATCGGTTGCCTCCACAAACCTTGGACCCAGGTTCGGTGTGGTCAACCTGCCTTTCCTGATTGATTCTTTTGAAAAACTGGATAAATTTGTTTCCAATAAAAAATTGTTTGACCACTTCTTGATGGGAATGGATCATCAGGGGATCACAGGACTCGATATTACCGGCTATGGCAACTATGGCTGGGCAACCACCACTCCGGTGAAAACCATTGATGATGCCAGAAAAGTTAAATTCAGAATTGCGGAAGCTGCCGTAAACTTTCTCACATACGGGACATGGGGTTTCAACCCGGTTTCCATGCCCTGGCCTGACGTACAGGTGGCCCTGAAACAGGGGGTTATCACCGGTCTTGACCATACTCCCGCAGTCTGCATGATTACCAAAAAGTTCGAGGTTGCCAAATACTTTACCCAGATCAATTATGCCCAGGGGCTTTTTATCTGGATTTTCAACAAAGCCTGGATAGATAGTCTGCCGGAAGACCTGAAAACCATATTTATCCAGACGGTTCACGATGTATGTGCTGAAAACAGGAAGGCCACGGCCAAATGGGAAGAGGAGAACATCGATGCGGCAAAGGCCGAAGCCGGTGTTGAGTTCTTCAAACTTTCCGATGAAGAAATGGCAATCTTAAAAAAGCAGAGCATGGATGTCTATGAAAAGTATGCACCTGAAATCAATAGGATTTATCCGGGTGACACCTATAAACCTGCCAATTTCCTGAAGGAAGTTCAGGATTTTTTGAAATGA